In Salvelinus namaycush isolate Seneca chromosome 17, SaNama_1.0, whole genome shotgun sequence, one genomic interval encodes:
- the LOC120062544 gene encoding casein kinase I-like isoform X1 — protein MASSSGSKAEFIVGGKYKLVRKIGSGSFGDIYLAINITNGEEVAVKLESQKARHPQLLYESKLYKILQGGVGIPHIRWYGQEKDYNVLVMDLLGPSLEDLFNFCSRRFTMKTVLMLADQMISRIEYVHTKNFIHRDIKPDNFLMGIGRHCNKLFLIDFGLAKKYRDNRTRQHIPYREDKNLTGTARYASINAHLGIEQSRRDDMESLGYVLMYFNRTSLPWQGLKAATKKQKYEKISEKKMSTPVEVLCKGFPAEFAMYLNYCRGLRFEEAPDYMYLRQLFRILFRTLNHQYDYTFDWTMLKQKAAQQAASSGGQGQPAQTPSGKQTDKPKSNMKGF, from the exons ATGGCAAGCAGCAGCGGCTCAAAAGCCGAATTCATTGTCGGTGGAAAATACAAACTTGTCAGAAAAATTGGATCTGGATCATTTGGTGATATATACCTGGCGATCAACATCACAAATGGAGAG GAGGTAGCTGTAAAATTGGAATCTCAGAAAGCCAGACACCCACAGTTGTTATATGAAAGCAAGCTGTACAAAATATTACAAGGAGGAGTTGGAATCCCACACATAAG GTGGTATGGCCAAGAAAAGGACTACAATGTCCTAGTGATGGACCTGCTGGGACCTAGTCTGGAAGACCTCTTCAACTTCTGCTCGCGCAGGTTCACAATGAAAACTGTACTAATGCTCGCAGACCAG ATGATCAGCAGAATCGAGTATGTGCACACAAAGAACTTCATTCACAGAGATATCAAGCCAGACAACTTTTTAATGGGTATTGGCCGTCACTGTAACAAG TTGTTCCTCATCGACTTTGGTCTGGCCAAAAAATACCGGGACAACAGGACACGACAGCACATACCCTACCGAGAAGACAAGAATCTCACCGGCACAGCACGCTATGCCAGCATCAACGCGCACCTGGGCATCGAGCAGAG TCGCCGAGATGACATGGAGTCGCTAGGCTACGTCCTGATGTACTTCAACAGAACCAGCCTGCCCTGGCAGggtctaaag GCTGCCACAAAGAAACAGAAGTACGAGAAGATTAGCGAGAAGAAGATGTCCACTCCAGTCGAGGTGTTGTGTAAG GGTTTCCCAGCAGAGTTCGCCATGTACCTGAACTACTGTCGTGGGCTGCGGTTCGAGGAGGCGCCTGACTACATGTACCTGCGTCAGCTGTTCCGCATTCTCTTCAG GACTTTGAACCACCAGTACGACTACACGTTTGACTGGACGATGCTGAAGCAGAAAGCAGCCCAGCAGGCTGCGTCCTCAGGGGGACAGGGGCAACCGGCACAAACTCCCTCAGGCAAGCAAACTGACAAACCCAAGAGTAACATGAAAG GCTTCTGA
- the LOC120062544 gene encoding casein kinase I-like isoform X3: MASSSGSKAEFIVGGKYKLVRKIGSGSFGDIYLAINITNGEEVAVKLESQKARHPQLLYESKLYKILQGGVGIPHIRWYGQEKDYNVLVMDLLGPSLEDLFNFCSRRFTMKTVLMLADQMISRIEYVHTKNFIHRDIKPDNFLMGIGRHCNKCLESPVGKRKRSLAVSSSQDPSFSGLNQLFLIDFGLAKKYRDNRTRQHIPYREDKNLTGTARYASINAHLGIEQSRRDDMESLGYVLMYFNRTSLPWQGLKAATKKQKYEKISEKKMSTPVEVLCKGFPAEFAMYLNYCRGLRFEEAPDYMYLRQLFRILFRTLNHQYDYTFDWTMLKQKAAQQAASSGGQGQPAQTPSGKQTDKPKSNMKG; the protein is encoded by the exons ATGGCAAGCAGCAGCGGCTCAAAAGCCGAATTCATTGTCGGTGGAAAATACAAACTTGTCAGAAAAATTGGATCTGGATCATTTGGTGATATATACCTGGCGATCAACATCACAAATGGAGAG GAGGTAGCTGTAAAATTGGAATCTCAGAAAGCCAGACACCCACAGTTGTTATATGAAAGCAAGCTGTACAAAATATTACAAGGAGGAGTTGGAATCCCACACATAAG GTGGTATGGCCAAGAAAAGGACTACAATGTCCTAGTGATGGACCTGCTGGGACCTAGTCTGGAAGACCTCTTCAACTTCTGCTCGCGCAGGTTCACAATGAAAACTGTACTAATGCTCGCAGACCAG ATGATCAGCAGAATCGAGTATGTGCACACAAAGAACTTCATTCACAGAGATATCAAGCCAGACAACTTTTTAATGGGTATTGGCCGTCACTGTAACAAG TGTTTGGAATCTCCAGTGGGGAAGAGGAAAAGAAGCTTGGCTGTTAGTTCTTCTCAGGACCCATCTTTCTCAGGATTAAACCAG TTGTTCCTCATCGACTTTGGTCTGGCCAAAAAATACCGGGACAACAGGACACGACAGCACATACCCTACCGAGAAGACAAGAATCTCACCGGCACAGCACGCTATGCCAGCATCAACGCGCACCTGGGCATCGAGCAGAG TCGCCGAGATGACATGGAGTCGCTAGGCTACGTCCTGATGTACTTCAACAGAACCAGCCTGCCCTGGCAGggtctaaag GCTGCCACAAAGAAACAGAAGTACGAGAAGATTAGCGAGAAGAAGATGTCCACTCCAGTCGAGGTGTTGTGTAAG GGTTTCCCAGCAGAGTTCGCCATGTACCTGAACTACTGTCGTGGGCTGCGGTTCGAGGAGGCGCCTGACTACATGTACCTGCGTCAGCTGTTCCGCATTCTCTTCAG GACTTTGAACCACCAGTACGACTACACGTTTGACTGGACGATGCTGAAGCAGAAAGCAGCCCAGCAGGCTGCGTCCTCAGGGGGACAGGGGCAACCGGCACAAACTCCCTCAGGCAAGCAAACTGACAAACCCAAGAGTAACATGAAAGGTTAG
- the LOC120062544 gene encoding casein kinase I-like isoform X2, with translation MASSSGSKAEFIVGGKYKLVRKIGSGSFGDIYLAINITNGEEVAVKLESQKARHPQLLYESKLYKILQGGVGIPHIRWYGQEKDYNVLVMDLLGPSLEDLFNFCSRRFTMKTVLMLADQMISRIEYVHTKNFIHRDIKPDNFLMGIGRHCNKLFLIDFGLAKKYRDNRTRQHIPYREDKNLTGTARYASINAHLGIEQSRRDDMESLGYVLMYFNRTSLPWQGLKAATKKQKYEKISEKKMSTPVEVLCKGFPAEFAMYLNYCRGLRFEEAPDYMYLRQLFRILFRTLNHQYDYTFDWTMLKQKAAQQAASSGGQGQPAQTPSGF, from the exons ATGGCAAGCAGCAGCGGCTCAAAAGCCGAATTCATTGTCGGTGGAAAATACAAACTTGTCAGAAAAATTGGATCTGGATCATTTGGTGATATATACCTGGCGATCAACATCACAAATGGAGAG GAGGTAGCTGTAAAATTGGAATCTCAGAAAGCCAGACACCCACAGTTGTTATATGAAAGCAAGCTGTACAAAATATTACAAGGAGGAGTTGGAATCCCACACATAAG GTGGTATGGCCAAGAAAAGGACTACAATGTCCTAGTGATGGACCTGCTGGGACCTAGTCTGGAAGACCTCTTCAACTTCTGCTCGCGCAGGTTCACAATGAAAACTGTACTAATGCTCGCAGACCAG ATGATCAGCAGAATCGAGTATGTGCACACAAAGAACTTCATTCACAGAGATATCAAGCCAGACAACTTTTTAATGGGTATTGGCCGTCACTGTAACAAG TTGTTCCTCATCGACTTTGGTCTGGCCAAAAAATACCGGGACAACAGGACACGACAGCACATACCCTACCGAGAAGACAAGAATCTCACCGGCACAGCACGCTATGCCAGCATCAACGCGCACCTGGGCATCGAGCAGAG TCGCCGAGATGACATGGAGTCGCTAGGCTACGTCCTGATGTACTTCAACAGAACCAGCCTGCCCTGGCAGggtctaaag GCTGCCACAAAGAAACAGAAGTACGAGAAGATTAGCGAGAAGAAGATGTCCACTCCAGTCGAGGTGTTGTGTAAG GGTTTCCCAGCAGAGTTCGCCATGTACCTGAACTACTGTCGTGGGCTGCGGTTCGAGGAGGCGCCTGACTACATGTACCTGCGTCAGCTGTTCCGCATTCTCTTCAG GACTTTGAACCACCAGTACGACTACACGTTTGACTGGACGATGCTGAAGCAGAAAGCAGCCCAGCAGGCTGCGTCCTCAGGGGGACAGGGGCAACCGGCACAAACTCCCTCAG GCTTCTGA